The following are encoded together in the Bombus pyrosoma isolate SC7728 linkage group LG17, ASM1482585v1, whole genome shotgun sequence genome:
- the LOC122576998 gene encoding ATP-dependent RNA helicase DDX51-like — MSLFVINRYEGEKEETKNERNHLSELLKRIEERKVERLTNHQIQESSSQNAQESNYKKEKKKAENLNKCLIENINLNENNISSDIKRKAEIRVSEHRKNKKKRKYSEGSSNETNKTADKTLRSENTHNQDNEIPNKSSDPNETEEKISGHNSDFIILGVKNKRRKREVKRILPEWLANPEVISIDLNSGPTLEDMNSILDSKLIEALRDNGINKLFPVQASMVSWLLKCNKDRQQKWWLRDTCVSAPTGSGTNVQIIYSKLKYLHSSFDTLLCFVNK, encoded by the exons ATGAGTTTATTTGTCATAAACAG ATATGAGggtgaaaaagaagaaacgaaaaatgaaaggaatcATCTgtctgaattattaaaaagaatagaagaacGTAAAGTAGAAAGACTAACTAATCATCAAATACAGGAAAGTAGTTCTCAAAATGCACAAgaatcaaattataaaaaggaaaagaaaaaagcagaaaatcttaataaatgtttaatagagaatattaatttgaatgaaaataatatatcaagtGACATTAAAAGAAAGGCAGAAATACGTGTTTCAGAGcatagaaagaataaaaagaagaggaaatatAGCGAAGGAAGTtctaatgaaacaaataaaactgCAGATAAAACATTGCGAAGTGAAAATACACATAATCAGGATAATGAAATACCTAATAAATCATCAGATCCAAATGAAACAGAGGAAAAAATATCAGGACACAATAGTGATTTCATAATTCTGGGTGTAAAAAATAAGCGAAGGAAGCGTGAAGTTAAGAGAATTCTACCAGAATGGTTGGCTAATCCAGAAGTCATATCTATTGATTTAAATAGTGGTCCAACCTTAGAAGACATGAATTCAATCTTAGATTCTAAGCTTATTGAAGCTTTAAGAGATAATggcattaataaattatttcctgTTCAAGCTAGTATGGTATCTTGGCTattgaaatgtaataaagATAGGCAACAAAAATGGTGGTTAAGGGATACATGTGTATCTGCTCCTACAGGCAGTGGTACGAATGTACAAATCATTTAtagcaaattgaaatatttacattctaGTTTTGATACTTTGTTGtgttttgttaataaataa
- the LOC122577101 gene encoding probable ATP-dependent RNA helicase Dbp73D, which produces MPHRGIKFLHQKNQALHHFSNCLQTRTIPFSAVLALAEIIPKVRCLVVAPVQELAMQIYKVMVTYTSHTNLRVGLLSGASAFHEEQRNIRKENDRGEYISLVDIVVATPGRLIDHILKTSGFSLDDIRFLVIDEADTAADWLEYLPEPHYQTPRLTLSNLRSSKIPAQKLLFSATLSQDPEKLNRLGLFHPILFTSVLVTGKDDDVNLDKEAVNFIGRYTSPEELTEEAIECEAEYKPVALYQLIIRNGITSKALVFTNSGGTAHRLTILLQSLLSKKNIVVGELSAQLVSKEREDILTKFTSGKIQILVCSDALARGVDIPNVQLVISYDLPKHINGYIHRAGRTGRAGKSGTAISILTPKQVKIFKHMLNNAHKVIPHVEKIELSTIINEIDYLSHIDKLKHALEIEKQNNLLRVKAVKRSYPVTAK; this is translated from the exons TTCCAAAGGTGCGTTGTTTAGTTGTTGCACCCGTACAAGAATTAGCTATGCAAATTTACAAAGTGATGGTTACATATACTTCGCATACAAATTTAAGAGTTGGTTTACTTTCTGGCGCATCAGCATTTCATgaagaacaaagaaatattcgaaaagaGA atGATAGGGGGGAATATATTTCTCTAGTGGATATAGTGGTTGCTACGCCTGGGCGGTTAATAGAccatatattaaaaacatcaGGATTTTCATTGGACGATATCAGATTTCTTGTAATCGATGAAGCAGATACAGCTGCTGACTGGTTGGAGTATCTTCCCGAGCCTCATTATCAAACGCCACGATTAACACTTTCCAACTTACGTTCTAG taaaattccagctcaaaaattattattcagtGCAACATTATCACAAGATCCTGAAAAACTTAATCGGCTTGGACTCTTTCACCCAATATTATTTACGTCTGTTTTGGTGACAGGCAAGGACGATGATGTAAATTTAGATAAAGAAGCGGTTAATTTTATAGGGCGTTATACAAGCCCAGAAGAATTAACGGAAGAAGCAATAGAATGTGAAGCAGAATATAAACCAGTAGCTTTATATCAGTTAATAATCAGGAATGGTATCACTTCTAAAGCATTAGTATTTACAAATTCTGGAGGAACTGCTCATAGATTAACTATTTTACTCCAATCACTCTTATCTAAAAAGAATATAGTAGTTGGAGAACTTTCTGCACAACTTGTATCAAAAGAACGTGAGGATATACTTACGAAATTTACAAgtggaaaaattcaaat ACTTGTATGTTCAGACGCATTAGCAAGAGGTGTAGATATTCCAAATGTACAATTAGTCATATCTTATGATCTTCCTAAACATATTAACGGTTATATTCACAGAGCAGGAAGAACAGGACGTGCAGGTAAATCCGGTACTGCTATATCTATTCTGACACCCAAacaagttaaaatatttaagcatATGTTGAATAATGCtcataaagtaataccacatgttGAAAAAATCGAACTAAGtactattataaatgaaatcgaTTATTTGAGtcatattgataaattaaaacatgCTCTTGAAATAGAGAAACAGAATAACTTATTGCGTGTGAAAGCTGTTAAACGAAGTTATCCAGTAACTGCAAAATAA